The DNA window ACTGACCAACACGGCTTTGATGGTGACGTTGTCCTGGGCTTTGTTGTAGTCTGCGGCGGCGTCCAGGATGGTCTGTCCGTCGATGTCGCCCCAGGGGTACCAGATGGTCACGGTGTCTCTTGCCAGTGCAGACGAAAACAGGGTGGTCAGGGCAAGGGTCATCAGGGTTTGACGCTTCATGGATCCTCCAGGTTGTGTTGTTGAGGGTGCACGCAGTTCACACTGGAGCGTCTGTGCCAGACAGGGAGGGCAGGATTGAACCTGAAGAGGAGGTCTGGCAACTGGACGGTGCCCCAATGCTCAGGTTGTGAACATGGATTCAATGTACGATCCTGCCTTTTCAAAGTCAAGATCCGTTCTGGGAACAGGGATTGTGCGTTCTCATAACAATTTCTTCGTGCAGATCAATGATTTCAGCTTGATTTCAGGAAGTGTGTGGTGGATGGGAAAAAAAGTTTCTCATTGTCGAAGAGAGTTGAAAAACACAATTTGAAAGGGCGGTTTTTAGAGATTTATAACCCGGTTCTTACACTTCTGGACAAAACCGCTTCCCAGGGATTGTTTTTTGAACAAAGATGAACATTTTGAGGGCATGATGGGCAAAGCACCAGCCAGCAGTCTAGAGACCATGCCCGGCCCTCAGGTTTTTGCTGGGGCAAAAGGGATGTTTTTCCCGTTTCCTTTCAGACCACCCTTAAAGGTGTGCTGACCTGAAATGCAGATGGGAGCTGCCTGATGTGACCCAGAGTTCTTCTGGATCACCAACACCATCACCAGGGCATGGGACCGTCTTCGTTGGAGAAGGTGCCTGTCGGTCCGTCGGGGCCAAGCAGGGCAAGACGGACCGCTTCACGTGCCGCCTGTTCAACCGTGCGGGTGCCCGAAAAGTTGTTGAGGGCGGTGGAGGTGAAACCGGGACAGGCCACATTGACTTTGATGGGTGTGGATTCCAGGGCAACGGCAAGGGCGAGGGTGACCGCGTGCAGGGCGGACTTCGAGGCGGAGTAGGTCCCAAACATGGCCCGGCCCGGGTTGCCGGGGTCGGCGTTCAGGGCCAGTGAGCCAGCACCGCTTCCCAGGTTGACGATGCGTCCTGCGGGTGCTTCGTGCAGCAGGGGCAACATGGCCTGTGTAACGGCAATGACCCCGAAAACGTTGGTTTCAAAGACCGTCCGAATGTACTCAGGGGAGGCCACTGTCATCATTCCGGCCTGTACGGTGGCAGGGAAGACCTCTGCAGCGTTGTCGGGTTGTGAGATGCCAGCGTTGTTCACCAGCACATCCAGACGCCCGAAGGTGTTGCGGATGTGTTCTGCTGCTGCGTCGATGGTGGCCTGATCGGTGACATCCAGGTGAAGGGGGTGGGCATCCGGTCCAATGTCTTGTGCGGCCTGTTTGCCTTTTTCAGGGTTGCGTGCGCCCACCAGGACGGTGAATCCGTGGGAAACGAGGTCTCTGGCGATTTGATGACCAATGCCAGTGTTGGCACCTGTCACCAGGGCAACGGGCTGGGTGTGCTGTTGCATGGTGTGCTCCTTGGGGTTTTGAAAGGGGGGACTGAATGAGACTTCGCCGCCATGGTACACTGACGGAAACAAACGGAACGACGTTCCGATATGATACGGAACAATGTTCCGTTTGTCAAACAGGAGTGGCATGAGCACTGAACCCCCCCAACCCGACCCCCAGCAGCCAGAGGCCACCTCAAAAACAGGAAAATCCAAACGGTCCGATGCACAGCGCAACGAACAGGCGCTGCTCTCCGTTGCTGCTTCTCTCTTTGTCACCTCGGGTGTGAATGTGCCCGTGCGGGACATTGCCGCAAAAGCCGGAGTCGGAACCGGCACCATTTACCGACATTTCCCCACCCGATCCGACCTGATCATTGCCGTGTACCGTCACCAGGTTGAGGCCTGCGCAGAAGCAGGACCCGCCCTGCTGAAAAGCGCCCCCAGTCCTTATGTGGCCCTTCAGCAATGGACCGATCTTTTTGTGGATTTTCTGAAAACCAAATTCGGCCTTGCACATGTCCTGCAAGCGGGAGACCCCACCTATGAAGCCCTGCAGGCTTACCTCTTTGAGCGACTGGCACCGGTGTGTCAGGACCTTCTGGAAGCTGCACGGGCATCAGGCGAGGTCCAGAGTGACATCCACCCCAAACCCTTCATGCGCGGGGTGGGTGGCCTTTGCATAGGGGCCGCCAGGGACCCCAACGATGATGCAAAACAGCTGGTCAGGTTGCTGATCGCTGGTCTTAGACAACCCCTGTCATGACCCATGATCCACAACTTGCCCCACCGCTTGCCTGACGGTGGGGATTTAGAGGAAAGGTGGCGTGGAATTGTGAAAGGGGGAGTTCAGCCTTTGACGGCTCCAGAGGTCAGGCCAGAGATGATGTTCTTCTGGAACACCATCACCAGCACAATCAAGGGCACCGTGACCAGCATGCTGCCTGCCATGATGTTGGCCCAGGGCAATTCAAACTGGCTGGCTGCAGAGAAATTGGCGATCACCACGGGAACCGTGCGGTTGTCACTGGTGAAGGTCAGGGCAAACAAATACTCGTTCCAGACCGCAATGAAAGACAGCAGTCCGGTGGTCACCAGGGCCGGGACCATCACGGGCAGCAGCACCCGGAACAGGGTTTGCAAGGGGGTCGCGCCGTCCACCATGGCCGCTTCTTCCAGTTCGCTGGGAATTTCCCGCACGAAACTGGTCAAAACCCACACACTGAACGGAATGGAAGAGATCAGGTAACTGAAGATCAAACCCAGCGGATTGTTGTACAGCCCGAACTGCTGGATCAGCGTGAAAAGCCCGGACAGCACAGCAATCTGCGGAAAAATGGTGACCGAGAGAATCACGTACAGGATCACCGATTTGCCTTTAAATCGGAAACGCCCCAGTGCGTAGGAAGCAAAAGCCCCCAGCAGCAGGGAAACCGCCACAGAACCTGTTGCGACCAGCACGCTCATCAGAAAGCCTCTGGAGAAAGAGGGGTAGCCCAGCACCTCGATGTAGTTCTTGATGGTCCATTTGGCCAGCAAAAACTTCATGGGGGGCAAAAACAGATCGGTGGCATGCCTGAAACTGGTGATCACCGCCCAGACGAAGGGAAAGAGCAGGTAAGCCGTGATTGCGGCCAGCATCAGGTAAAAGAGGGTTCTTTTGAAAGTGGGCAGGGAGCGCCCGCTGGAAGTGTGGCTTTTGAGGGTCATGGGGCAACTCCTTTCTAGTCGAAACGCACCCGCAGCGAGGCCACGTACAGGACGGTGAAAGCCAGAATGATCAGAAAGATCATCACGGCCACAGCGCTTCCGTAGCCCAGCAACTGGTTGTCGATCATGTGCAGTCTGGCGTAGGCGGTCATGCTCAGTTCGCTGGCCCGGTTTGGACCCAGCATCACGTTCATCACATCAAAGACCCTTAAAGCGTCCAGGGCACGGAACACCACCGCCACCAGAATGGCAGGTCTCAGCAACGGCAGGGTGATGCGCCAGAA is part of the Deinococcus roseus genome and encodes:
- a CDS encoding SDR family oxidoreductase, giving the protein MQQHTQPVALVTGANTGIGHQIARDLVSHGFTVLVGARNPEKGKQAAQDIGPDAHPLHLDVTDQATIDAAAEHIRNTFGRLDVLVNNAGISQPDNAAEVFPATVQAGMMTVASPEYIRTVFETNVFGVIAVTQAMLPLLHEAPAGRIVNLGSGAGSLALNADPGNPGRAMFGTYSASKSALHAVTLALAVALESTPIKVNVACPGFTSTALNNFSGTRTVEQAAREAVRLALLGPDGPTGTFSNEDGPMPW
- a CDS encoding TetR/AcrR family transcriptional regulator, which encodes MSTEPPQPDPQQPEATSKTGKSKRSDAQRNEQALLSVAASLFVTSGVNVPVRDIAAKAGVGTGTIYRHFPTRSDLIIAVYRHQVEACAEAGPALLKSAPSPYVALQQWTDLFVDFLKTKFGLAHVLQAGDPTYEALQAYLFERLAPVCQDLLEAARASGEVQSDIHPKPFMRGVGGLCIGAARDPNDDAKQLVRLLIAGLRQPLS
- a CDS encoding carbohydrate ABC transporter permease, with amino-acid sequence MTLKSHTSSGRSLPTFKRTLFYLMLAAITAYLLFPFVWAVITSFRHATDLFLPPMKFLLAKWTIKNYIEVLGYPSFSRGFLMSVLVATGSVAVSLLLGAFASYALGRFRFKGKSVILYVILSVTIFPQIAVLSGLFTLIQQFGLYNNPLGLIFSYLISSIPFSVWVLTSFVREIPSELEEAAMVDGATPLQTLFRVLLPVMVPALVTTGLLSFIAVWNEYLFALTFTSDNRTVPVVIANFSAASQFELPWANIMAGSMLVTVPLIVLVMVFQKNIISGLTSGAVKG